From Amycolatopsis sp. YIM 10, the proteins below share one genomic window:
- a CDS encoding lasso peptide biosynthesis B2 protein gives MTLPITLETAGRVPVPKRIAAHAAVTVARILMHAKPFRLRKVLELAKTGARPATAEQAMGARQAVVSVSKRCAGQQCLQRAIATALLCRLTGTWPDWRTGVRTEPFRAHAWVEVDGNAIGEAEDMRAYHVVLSVPA, from the coding sequence ATGACGCTGCCGATCACCCTCGAAACCGCCGGCCGGGTCCCGGTTCCGAAGCGGATCGCCGCTCATGCCGCCGTGACCGTCGCGCGGATTCTCATGCACGCCAAACCCTTCCGGCTCCGCAAAGTCCTCGAACTGGCGAAGACGGGTGCCCGCCCGGCGACCGCGGAGCAGGCGATGGGCGCGCGTCAGGCGGTGGTGTCGGTGAGCAAGCGGTGCGCCGGGCAGCAGTGCCTCCAGCGGGCCATCGCGACCGCGTTGCTCTGCCGGTTGACCGGAACCTGGCCCGACTGGCGCACGGGCGTGCGCACGGAACCGTTCCGGGCGCACGCCTGGGTCGAGGTCGACGGCAACGCCATCGGCGAGGCCGAAGACATGCGTGCCTACCACGTCGTGCTGTCCGTACCCGCATGA
- a CDS encoding lasso peptide biosynthesis PqqD family chaperone, producing MSLVLADHVSVTETDSGMVLLDQRSGRYWQLNTTAAVVIRTLLDGGQPDDAATVLCARFPADAERVAETVSEFTRALRQAKLVTG from the coding sequence ATGAGCCTGGTACTGGCCGACCACGTGTCGGTGACCGAAACCGACAGTGGAATGGTGTTGCTGGACCAGCGATCCGGCCGGTACTGGCAGCTCAACACGACGGCGGCGGTGGTCATCCGCACCCTCCTCGACGGCGGACAGCCGGACGACGCGGCGACTGTCCTGTGTGCACGGTTCCCGGCGGACGCCGAGCGGGTCGCCGAAACGGTCTCCGAGTTCACGCGTGCGCTGCGACAGGCGAAGCTGGTGACGGGATGA
- a CDS encoding LLM class flavin-dependent oxidoreductase has product MSAADSVRFGVLLGSHRDAGQSDTDVLRRSVALARQADALGVDDVWITEHHFLDSVVSPSSMALAAYLLGATERITVGTAVTLLPLHSPVHTAEQAALLDQVSGGRFVLGVGRGQPLVEYDVIGGGVEHWRSGMTGALDHTLAALDGKVPGPEPLPLVPLPATPGGPPVYVAANSEDSVRLAAERGLPMLLYFDKDAATKALMIEDYRRFAGDATAPADHAFALYTYLTETADEARELMRERARAMLKGGNRDRMLIAMPDTRPSGAELEALTEEITDRLLAMHAVGDAETCVDRLVHNISVSGCHRVLCQVEPFGRTSAAPGVLDRLAREVFPAVRARLAGGSDAGR; this is encoded by the coding sequence ATGTCAGCTGCCGATTCCGTCCGGTTCGGGGTGCTGCTCGGCTCGCACCGGGACGCCGGCCAGTCCGACACCGACGTGCTCCGCCGCTCGGTGGCGCTGGCCAGGCAAGCCGACGCGCTCGGGGTGGACGACGTCTGGATCACCGAGCACCACTTCCTGGATTCGGTGGTGTCCCCCTCCTCGATGGCGCTCGCGGCCTACCTGCTCGGCGCCACCGAGCGGATCACCGTCGGTACCGCGGTCACCCTGCTCCCGCTGCACTCGCCGGTGCACACCGCCGAGCAGGCGGCGTTGCTCGACCAGGTCTCCGGCGGCCGGTTCGTGCTCGGTGTCGGCCGCGGCCAGCCGTTGGTCGAATACGACGTCATCGGCGGCGGCGTCGAACACTGGCGTTCGGGGATGACCGGCGCCCTCGATCACACGCTCGCCGCACTCGACGGCAAAGTACCCGGTCCGGAACCGCTGCCGCTGGTGCCGCTGCCCGCCACGCCTGGTGGGCCGCCGGTGTACGTGGCGGCCAATTCCGAGGACTCGGTGCGGCTGGCGGCCGAACGCGGGCTGCCGATGCTCCTCTACTTCGACAAGGACGCCGCGACCAAGGCCCTGATGATCGAGGACTACCGGCGCTTCGCGGGTGACGCGACGGCCCCGGCCGACCACGCGTTCGCGTTGTACACCTACCTCACGGAGACGGCGGACGAAGCACGCGAGCTGATGCGTGAGCGTGCCCGCGCCATGCTCAAGGGCGGCAACCGGGACCGGATGCTGATCGCGATGCCCGACACCCGGCCCAGCGGGGCCGAGCTGGAAGCGCTGACCGAGGAGATCACCGACCGGCTGCTGGCGATGCACGCGGTGGGTGATGCCGAAACCTGTGTGGACCGCCTGGTGCACAACATCTCCGTGTCCGGGTGTCACCGGGTGCTGTGCCAGGTCGAGCCGTTCGGCCGGACCTCGGCCGCGCCCGGTGTGCTCGATCGGCTGGCGCGCGAGGTTTTCCCCGCGGTACGGGCACGGCTGGCCGGCGGATCCGATGCCGGTCGGTGA